The following coding sequences are from one Arcobacter nitrofigilis DSM 7299 window:
- a CDS encoding type VI secretion system amidase effector protein Tae4 — protein sequence MGSLEIKTKQKIIRFSELWNNYPKDTIQHPGKDSNNTWQEDLMDDHCAINVSEALLNSGVSLKKTKAVKCWGECPNKKYPSQHIIRATELAKWLEQKTQFKGCAKPKYYTGQTFKKFLDNKKGIIYFEDYWIDHDVRSGDHIDLWDDNELASGGYLGSLIRNSMPNLVEAVTGFLGDSTRITSLERSKRVIFWEID from the coding sequence ATGGGAAGCTTAGAGATTAAGACAAAACAAAAGATAATAAGATTTAGTGAATTATGGAATAATTATCCAAAAGATACAATTCAACATCCAGGGAAAGATTCAAATAACACTTGGCAAGAAGATTTAATGGATGATCATTGTGCAATTAATGTAAGTGAGGCACTACTTAATTCTGGAGTATCCTTAAAAAAAACTAAAGCAGTTAAATGTTGGGGAGAATGTCCAAATAAAAAGTATCCCAGTCAACATATTATTAGAGCAACCGAATTAGCAAAATGGTTAGAACAAAAGACACAATTTAAAGGATGTGCTAAACCTAAATATTATACAGGGCAAACATTTAAAAAGTTTTTAGACAATAAAAAAGGTATTATATATTTTGAGGATTACTGGATAGATCATGATGTTAGAAGTGGTGATCATATTGATTTATGGGATGATAATGAGTTGGCAAGTGGTGGATATTTAGGAAGTTTAATAAGAAACTCTATGCCAAACCTTGTAGAGGCAGTAACAGGTTTTTTAGGTGATAGTACTAGAATAACAAGTCTTGAACGATCAAAAAGAGTAATCTTTTGGGAGATAGATTAG
- a CDS encoding chemotaxis protein CheD: MIILGHKDGSIEKISNNLSTQVIKGYRAHTVIGGEFAVSSDDDNVAFKTLLGSCVAIMFYDTAKKIKAMNHFLLPTTSNSNEDMKYGLYSVEAMLNEMYKLGCQKKDLRAKISGGADIMQLMASSINSIGHRNVEFAKDFCKSEGFKILSEHTRGDHARLILMTNDFETFIKVTNKNETDSKVIQEEKSLQVEITKAPVLKEYVGGVDLFGNDPEPAPEMDIELF; this comes from the coding sequence TTGATAATTTTAGGTCATAAAGATGGAAGCATCGAAAAAATCTCTAATAATCTTTCTACTCAAGTAATAAAAGGTTATAGAGCACATACTGTGATTGGTGGAGAATTTGCAGTTAGTTCTGATGACGATAATGTTGCTTTTAAAACTTTACTTGGTTCTTGTGTTGCTATTATGTTTTATGATACAGCTAAAAAAATAAAAGCAATGAATCATTTTTTGCTTCCAACTACAAGTAACTCAAATGAAGATATGAAATATGGACTTTATTCAGTTGAGGCGATGCTAAATGAAATGTATAAACTTGGTTGCCAAAAGAAAGATTTAAGGGCAAAAATTTCTGGTGGTGCAGATATTATGCAGCTTATGGCTAGTAGTATTAATTCAATAGGGCATAGAAATGTTGAATTTGCTAAAGATTTTTGTAAATCAGAGGGCTTTAAAATACTTTCTGAGCATACACGAGGTGATCACGCTAGATTAATTTTGATGACTAATGATTTTGAAACATTTATTAAAGTTACAAATAAAAATGAAACAGATTCAAAAGTTATCCAAGAAGAAAAATCTTTACAAGTGGAAATTACAAAAGCACCAGTTCTCAAAGAGTATGTTGGTGGTGTGGATTTATTTGGTAATGATCCAGAACCAGCTCCTGAGATGGATATTGAACTATTTTAG
- the cheB gene encoding chemotaxis-specific protein-glutamate methyltransferase CheB — MYTVIVIDDSLSMRRILKDIINSIDEFEVIDEAVDAFDAREKIKKYEPDMVTIDINMPKMDGVTFLRNLMRLHPMPAVVVSGEGARGNDIFDDGAVGYIEKPANGESMMSFQARVKDNLLNLTFLLKQYTLKKPKAQITQNRKSKVENNTKNHPDELLKSTPARLGGTKVIAIGSSTGGVESLLRVFKSLPNDLPPIVITQHIPYGFSRSFAQRLDTESALDVCEAKDGMKLEKGKAFLAPGNMHLSIEKKGNEYYTKLIDGIRISHHKPSVNIMFRSVNNVIGSSAMAVMMTGMGDDGMIGIKELFDNGAYTIAQNEESCVVFGMPKKAIEIGAVKDIVHLDEIAQYIIDFSKNLKR; from the coding sequence ATGTATACAGTTATAGTAATCGATGATTCCTTATCAATGAGAAGAATTTTAAAAGACATTATTAATTCTATTGATGAATTTGAAGTTATTGATGAAGCTGTTGATGCTTTTGATGCAAGAGAAAAAATCAAAAAATATGAACCAGACATGGTAACTATTGATATAAATATGCCTAAAATGGATGGAGTTACTTTTTTAAGAAACTTAATGAGACTTCATCCCATGCCAGCTGTTGTAGTATCAGGTGAGGGTGCAAGAGGAAATGACATCTTCGATGATGGTGCTGTTGGATATATAGAAAAACCTGCTAATGGTGAATCAATGATGTCCTTTCAAGCAAGAGTAAAGGATAATTTATTAAATCTAACATTCTTATTAAAACAATACACACTTAAAAAACCAAAAGCTCAAATTACTCAAAATAGAAAAAGTAAAGTAGAAAATAATACTAAAAATCATCCAGATGAGTTACTTAAATCAACTCCTGCAAGATTAGGTGGTACAAAAGTTATTGCTATTGGCTCATCAACAGGTGGAGTTGAGTCACTTTTAAGGGTTTTTAAATCATTACCTAATGATTTACCTCCAATAGTTATCACGCAACATATTCCTTATGGGTTTTCAAGATCATTTGCACAAAGATTAGACACTGAATCAGCTCTTGATGTTTGTGAAGCAAAAGATGGTATGAAACTAGAGAAAGGTAAAGCCTTTTTAGCTCCTGGTAATATGCACTTAAGTATAGAAAAAAAAGGGAATGAATATTATACAAAGCTAATTGATGGAATAAGAATATCACATCATAAACCAAGTGTAAATATTATGTTTAGATCTGTAAACAATGTAATAGGAAGTTCTGCTATGGCTGTGATGATGACAGGTATGGGTGATGATGGGATGATAGGAATAAAAGAGCTATTTGATAATGGTGCTTATACTATTGCTCAAAATGAGGAAAGTTGCGTAGTTTTTGGAATGCCTAAAAAAGCGATTGAAATAGGTGCGGTAAAAGATATTGTACATTTAGATGAAATAGCTCAATATATAATAGATTTCTCTAAGAATTTAAAAAGATGA
- a CDS encoding polyribonucleotide nucleotidyltransferase: MSTVCEFELNGKDEIFEFNKVAKQANGSVLAKCGNAVILATVVSEFDNPGSEDFTPLTVQYIEKAYAAAKIPGGFFKRESKPSELETLTSRIIDRSLRPLFPKGYVYPTTITVMVLSADKDVDLQTLALNAASAALYTSNIPVKKSVAGVRIAKIDGEYIVNPNVTDMVNSTLDLYVAGSKDELLMIEMRAISSEDMVEVDIEAFSKIHKTNEMTEEELVEAISIAQIALKEANSTYETGFENVCKEKHEVELVEFTISEDLIVHVKNTYLHDVKDAVKKLAKSERATELKDLAKKIAKDEYCTSNEFPFENVYEAVSIVKKEVVRAMIVNDHVRADGRGLKTVRPISIDTNILPSAHSSCLFTRGETQALVVATLAGAKDGQMFETLNEKSTSMENFMVHYNFPGFSVGEAKPMFGVGRRELGHGNLGKRALEATIDRDFADTVRLVSEILESNGSSSMATVCGGSLALKAAGVPISGLVAGVAMGMVVEGDKHCVLTDIMGLEDHDGDMDFKVAGPKTGITALQMDIKLGGIELSVLKEALLQAKEGREHILTLMEEASAEIIPSPALPLMEQFAIDPSKIMVVIGKAGSTIKEIIEKFSVSIDLDRDSGNVKVAGDNKQNVLDACAHIKTISDNAPSRKQNEKIIFDSLYKEEEVLEGIVERIVDFGAFMKLPKGGEGLLHISKISKERVKNVSDVLSVGDKVELKVLKVSRDRIELASANI; this comes from the coding sequence ATGTCAACAGTATGCGAGTTTGAATTAAATGGAAAAGATGAGATTTTTGAGTTTAATAAAGTTGCAAAACAAGCTAATGGGTCAGTTTTAGCAAAATGTGGTAATGCAGTTATATTAGCAACAGTTGTAAGTGAGTTTGATAATCCTGGTTCTGAAGATTTTACTCCATTGACAGTACAATATATTGAAAAAGCATATGCAGCAGCAAAAATTCCAGGTGGTTTTTTCAAAAGAGAGAGTAAACCAAGTGAATTAGAAACTTTAACTTCAAGAATTATAGATAGAAGTTTAAGACCACTTTTCCCAAAAGGTTATGTTTATCCTACAACAATTACAGTTATGGTTTTAAGTGCAGATAAAGATGTTGATTTACAAACATTAGCATTAAATGCTGCAAGTGCAGCTTTATATACTTCTAATATTCCTGTTAAAAAATCAGTTGCAGGTGTAAGAATTGCTAAAATAGATGGAGAATATATTGTAAATCCAAATGTTACAGATATGGTAAATTCAACTTTAGATTTATATGTAGCAGGTTCAAAAGATGAACTTCTTATGATTGAGATGAGAGCTATTTCATCTGAAGATATGGTTGAAGTGGATATTGAAGCTTTTTCAAAAATCCATAAAACAAATGAGATGACAGAGGAAGAATTAGTTGAAGCTATTTCAATTGCTCAAATAGCTTTAAAAGAAGCTAACTCAACATATGAAACTGGTTTTGAAAATGTTTGTAAAGAAAAACATGAGGTTGAATTAGTCGAATTTACAATTTCTGAAGATTTGATAGTACATGTAAAAAATACATACTTACATGATGTAAAAGATGCTGTTAAAAAATTAGCTAAAAGTGAAAGAGCAACTGAATTAAAAGATTTAGCTAAAAAAATTGCAAAAGATGAATATTGTACTTCAAATGAGTTTCCTTTTGAAAATGTTTATGAAGCAGTTTCAATTGTAAAAAAAGAAGTTGTAAGAGCAATGATTGTAAATGATCATGTAAGAGCTGATGGAAGAGGTTTAAAAACTGTTAGACCTATATCTATTGATACAAATATTTTACCATCTGCTCACTCTTCTTGTTTATTTACAAGGGGAGAAACACAAGCTTTAGTTGTGGCAACATTAGCAGGTGCTAAAGATGGTCAAATGTTTGAAACATTAAATGAAAAATCAACATCTATGGAAAACTTCATGGTTCATTATAACTTCCCTGGGTTTTCAGTAGGTGAAGCAAAACCTATGTTTGGTGTAGGAAGAAGAGAACTAGGACATGGTAACTTAGGTAAAAGAGCATTAGAAGCTACTATTGATAGAGATTTTGCAGATACAGTAAGATTAGTATCTGAAATTTTAGAGTCAAATGGTTCTTCATCAATGGCAACAGTATGTGGTGGTTCTTTAGCCTTAAAAGCAGCAGGAGTACCAATATCAGGTTTAGTTGCAGGTGTTGCTATGGGAATGGTTGTTGAAGGTGATAAACATTGTGTATTAACAGATATTATGGGATTAGAAGACCATGATGGAGATATGGATTTTAAAGTTGCTGGTCCAAAAACAGGAATTACTGCTTTACAAATGGATATTAAACTTGGTGGAATAGAATTAAGTGTTTTAAAAGAGGCTCTTTTACAAGCAAAAGAAGGAAGAGAACATATCTTAACTCTTATGGAAGAAGCATCTGCTGAAATTATTCCAAGTCCAGCATTGCCATTGATGGAACAATTTGCAATTGATCCTAGTAAAATCATGGTAGTTATTGGAAAAGCAGGCTCTACAATTAAAGAAATTATTGAAAAATTTTCTGTCTCTATTGATTTAGATAGAGATAGTGGTAATGTTAAAGTTGCTGGTGACAATAAACAAAATGTATTAGATGCTTGTGCACATATTAAAACAATTTCAGATAATGCCCCTTCAAGAAAACAAAACGAAAAAATTATTTTTGATTCTTTGTATAAAGAAGAGGAAGTTTTAGAAGGTATAGTTGAGCGAATAGTTGATTTTGGTGCATTTATGAAACTACCAAAAGGTGGTGAAGGATTGTTACATATCTCTAAAATATCTAAAGAGAGAGTTAAAAATGTCTCTGATGTTTTAAGTGTTGGTGATAAAGTAGAATTAAAAGTATTAAAAGTTAGTAGAGATAGAATTGAGTTAGCTTCAGCTAATATTTGA
- a CDS encoding type VI secretion system Vgr family protein produces the protein MSKEIIRNNVEEIEEGLKSGVNLKELRREVKQDINARIKLLNYKPNATVGIIDGSFNVYKLLGSSSVNTPYSFTITFVSDDFINIEDIVDTDIELNIKDNVNPLIKKTIYGKIFKASEDSIVAKKHLYIIEVVSPIYYLSLNNKYEIFHNKKTSDIIVEIINRYNQLLNLKIDIKLDLIKAPTKEYTTQYNQNDLEFIQMLCEKEGYSLILDYSSNDPYTITLCELNEHAIVNTYSSTCSFNHSKEFKSTNYVQDFYDKDKPSLQYKIQTGSSITSSVEDNESTRQLRTDIKREKFRDKLNVLDESYYKDLNRYSKIDSQREYVKSNIIKGTSEELNINDSLCITLEDEKANKHIDSIILEVKYEGFFPNALDEYKQNIDESKKHQLQYEVEFTAIPKDIIYKPPYKIKKPKINSIQTAIVSNGNSNTKDYTNTIDVDEQGRIKVLFHFETNQITSCYLRLSNMFSGDGYGSQFLPRVNSEVIVSFINGDPDLPIIIGTLHNGENKNPYNLPKEKTKSFIKTHSIPQYEDKIGYNEIAFEDKRGDENLSLRAQKDMNTLVLNDEFKHIENNSKTIINNDKEETVEANSILTVNKDYTQNIKENQINTVEKEKLTTVKEDYEIHALKDLNTIVKNDIKTIVENDVTTSIKNILLKYVEKDASDKYLESLFIQVANELGVNIKDSFHLDTTNALYEGSNEITLEAKTGISLRCGGNIATVDSSGIHFNTPNYVKNSGNDGVNGVEVQYTGDIINLRADDTNRVFLSEVIEDDYILRADTSLKEGTSVEATCFILGEEEKILAQKSKTINVKNSQLEAVFDLDEIKNKNQLDINDIEKYKGKMQWEA, from the coding sequence ATGTCAAAAGAGATAATAAGAAATAATGTAGAAGAGATAGAAGAGGGACTAAAGAGTGGGGTAAACTTAAAAGAGCTTAGACGTGAAGTTAAACAAGATATAAATGCAAGAATAAAACTATTAAACTATAAACCAAATGCTACAGTTGGCATTATAGATGGAAGTTTTAATGTTTATAAACTTTTAGGTTCTAGTAGTGTTAATACTCCTTACTCTTTTACTATTACTTTTGTTAGTGATGATTTTATTAATATTGAAGATATTGTTGATACTGATATTGAGTTAAATATTAAAGATAATGTTAATCCTTTAATTAAAAAAACAATATATGGTAAAATATTTAAAGCTAGTGAAGATTCTATTGTTGCAAAGAAACATCTTTATATTATAGAAGTTGTATCTCCTATTTATTATCTTAGTTTAAATAATAAATATGAGATATTTCACAATAAAAAAACATCTGATATTATTGTTGAGATAATAAATAGATATAACCAATTATTAAATTTAAAAATAGATATTAAATTAGATTTAATTAAAGCTCCAACTAAAGAGTATACAACTCAATATAATCAAAATGATTTAGAGTTTATTCAAATGCTTTGTGAGAAGGAGGGTTATAGTTTAATTCTTGATTATTCTTCTAATGATCCATATACTATAACTCTTTGTGAATTAAATGAACATGCTATTGTAAATACTTATTCTTCTACTTGTAGTTTTAATCATAGTAAAGAGTTTAAATCTACAAACTATGTACAAGACTTTTATGATAAAGATAAACCAAGTTTACAATATAAAATCCAAACAGGTTCTAGTATAACTTCTAGTGTTGAAGACAATGAAAGTACTAGACAGTTAAGAACTGATATAAAAAGAGAAAAGTTTAGAGATAAGTTAAATGTATTAGACGAGTCTTATTATAAAGACTTAAATAGATACAGTAAAATAGACTCTCAAAGGGAATATGTAAAATCAAATATTATAAAAGGAACTTCTGAGGAGTTAAATATAAATGACTCATTATGTATAACATTAGAAGATGAAAAAGCAAATAAGCATATTGATTCTATTATCTTAGAAGTAAAATATGAAGGCTTCTTTCCAAATGCTTTAGATGAGTATAAACAAAACATAGATGAGAGTAAAAAACATCAACTTCAATATGAAGTAGAATTTACAGCCATTCCAAAAGATATAATATATAAACCACCATATAAAATAAAAAAGCCTAAAATAAACTCAATACAAACAGCAATAGTATCTAATGGCAATTCTAATACAAAAGATTATACTAATACAATAGATGTGGATGAACAAGGTAGAATAAAAGTATTGTTTCACTTTGAGACTAATCAAATAACTTCTTGTTATTTAAGATTATCAAATATGTTTAGTGGTGATGGATATGGTTCTCAATTTCTTCCAAGAGTTAACTCTGAAGTAATAGTAAGCTTTATAAATGGTGATCCAGATTTACCTATTATAATAGGAACTTTGCATAATGGTGAAAATAAAAATCCATATAATCTTCCAAAAGAGAAAACAAAATCTTTTATAAAAACCCATTCTATTCCACAATATGAAGACAAAATAGGGTACAACGAAATAGCCTTTGAAGATAAAAGAGGAGATGAGAATTTATCTTTAAGAGCACAAAAGGATATGAATACCCTTGTACTTAATGATGAGTTTAAACATATAGAGAATAATTCAAAGACTATTATTAATAATGACAAAGAAGAGACAGTAGAAGCAAACTCTATTTTAACAGTAAATAAAGACTATACACAAAATATAAAAGAAAATCAGATAAATACTGTAGAAAAAGAAAAACTTACTACTGTTAAAGAAGATTATGAAATTCACGCACTTAAAGATTTGAACACTATTGTTAAGAATGACATTAAGACTATTGTGGAAAATGATGTAACAACTTCGATTAAAAATATACTTTTAAAATATGTAGAAAAAGATGCAAGTGATAAATACCTAGAAAGTCTTTTTATTCAAGTAGCAAATGAACTAGGAGTAAATATAAAAGATAGCTTCCATCTTGATACAACAAACGCCTTATATGAAGGTTCAAATGAGATAACCTTAGAAGCAAAAACAGGAATAAGTCTAAGATGTGGAGGAAATATAGCCACTGTAGATAGTTCAGGAATACATTTTAATACTCCTAATTATGTTAAGAATTCAGGGAATGATGGGGTTAATGGGGTGGAAGTACAATATACAGGAGATATAATAAATTTAAGAGCTGATGATACAAATAGAGTATTTCTTAGTGAAGTTATAGAAGATGATTATATTTTAAGAGCAGATACAAGTCTAAAAGAAGGAACAAGTGTTGAAGCAACTTGTTTTATATTAGGTGAAGAAGAAAAAATTTTAGCACAAAAAAGTAAAACAATAAATGTTAAAAACTCACAACTTGAAGCTGTTTTTGATTTGGATGAAATAAAAAATAAAAACCAATTAGATATCAATGATATAGAAAAGTACAAGGGAAAGATGCAATGGGAAGCTTAG
- a CDS encoding leucine-rich repeat domain-containing protein, whose amino-acid sequence MTPIAKIKTLANVRILFLSSNDIKSLCDLKDLQSLERLYLFNNNLKSLKYIDQFKNLKEIRIERNPITDLTPLININFPQFLN is encoded by the coding sequence TTGACACCAATAGCAAAGATTAAGACTTTAGCTAATGTAAGAATCTTATTCTTATCATCCAATGATATTAAAAGCTTATGTGACTTAAAAGATTTACAATCTTTAGAAAGATTGTATTTATTTAACAATAATCTAAAATCATTAAAATATATAGATCAATTTAAAAATTTAAAAGAAATAAGAATAGAAAGAAACCCAATAACAGATTTAACTCCACTTATAAATATTAATTTTCCCCAATTCTTAAATTAA
- a CDS encoding CheR family methyltransferase, whose amino-acid sequence MDDTLHLHEKVKELLYSFTGITLTENKDIMISNRLHKLKRNASFHGSLDDLLEAIKEGNYKTEFINAFTTNKTHFFREEFHFADLKNRVLPELLKHNQDVKLYCSASSTGEEPYSMAMTILETQEELGKKINATIIATDIDTNVLQYAANGIYRFSKSSKEFPSWLKPQKYFKKRVEKNLASEEILIKVKPELQKMVTFQVMNLNDANYPFAKNQFDVVFCRNVLIYFSAIDQEKILFRLFRHLKIGGTLYIGHSESPGKLEAYVRRIGQNIFIKEKEVS is encoded by the coding sequence ATGGATGATACTTTACATTTACATGAAAAAGTAAAAGAGTTGTTATACTCTTTTACAGGTATAACGCTTACCGAAAATAAAGATATTATGATTTCTAATAGGCTTCACAAACTAAAGAGAAATGCATCATTTCATGGCTCTTTAGATGATTTATTGGAAGCTATTAAAGAAGGTAATTACAAGACAGAATTTATAAATGCTTTTACTACTAATAAAACGCATTTTTTTAGAGAAGAGTTTCATTTTGCTGATTTAAAAAATAGAGTTTTACCTGAGTTATTGAAACATAATCAAGATGTAAAATTATATTGTTCTGCTTCATCAACAGGAGAAGAACCTTATTCTATGGCAATGACAATTTTAGAGACTCAAGAAGAATTAGGTAAAAAAATAAATGCAACAATTATTGCAACAGATATTGACACAAATGTTCTTCAATATGCTGCAAATGGTATATATAGATTTTCTAAAAGTTCAAAAGAGTTTCCAAGTTGGTTAAAACCTCAAAAGTATTTTAAAAAAAGAGTTGAGAAAAATTTAGCATCTGAAGAAATTCTTATAAAAGTAAAACCAGAACTTCAAAAAATGGTTACTTTTCAAGTAATGAATTTAAATGATGCTAATTATCCTTTTGCAAAGAATCAATTTGATGTAGTATTTTGTAGAAATGTATTAATTTATTTTTCTGCAATAGACCAAGAAAAGATTTTATTTAGATTATTTAGGCATCTAAAAATTGGAGGAACCTTGTATATTGGGCATTCTGAAAGTCCTGGTAAACTTGAAGCTTATGTTAGAAGAATAGGGCAAAATATTTTTATTAAAGAGAAGGAAGTATCTTGA
- a CDS encoding chemotaxis protein CheA: MAGFDISKYREMFLEEAVELFESADNVLLEAETNGSLTEEEMGQLFRDVHTLKGSGASVELPLFAEFTHDVENMMDKLRNHQIEYLPEMAGVLIDCMDVMKEILELEVAEDITRETFESMTAELLVQIRAYINGKSPSLQEEVSSSTELVQEEPKEEAVSNSESNVEVKSNSNSYGIFEDDIDVEDSLENDSFGFFNDNIRISNTNNHESSDDENFGFFDDAEEITPTATIKAPEVEKVTQKVEESKEEAPSPKAATPAVTPTAAARPAARNREEKKPAAATNNIRVNLDKIDLLMNNVGDLVITNAMLKQFTSSIEDNKVQNSVYERLEQLERHIRDMQDSIMSIRMVPMESIYSKFPKVVRDISKKLNKKVDFKHFGDNVEIDKAMIEGLTDPLMHIIRNSLDHGIETPENRVTAGKNEMGEIIISAEQANGQMIITIEDDGKGIDGERVAQKALDNGLIDENQLSKMTDNEKAMLVFGAGVSTADQVTDISGRGVGMDVVKTNIHKLGGAINLDTTIGGGTTITIMLPLTLAILDGLDIAVGEERYILPLNSIVESLQPTSEMIKKIGDGAQDLLMLREEFIPIVKLHKLFGVEPAYHKLEDGMLIVVKQGNTKIAIAIDEFLNQYQVVVKPLDKNFRPVQGVGAATVRGDGSIGLILDVLGIINAQIKKEKELGIVKAS, encoded by the coding sequence ATGGCTGGTTTTGATATATCAAAATATAGAGAGATGTTTTTAGAAGAAGCAGTAGAACTTTTTGAATCTGCTGATAATGTTTTATTAGAAGCTGAAACAAATGGCTCTCTTACTGAAGAAGAAATGGGTCAACTTTTTAGAGACGTTCATACTCTAAAAGGGAGTGGGGCTTCAGTAGAACTTCCATTATTTGCTGAATTTACTCATGATGTTGAAAATATGATGGATAAATTGAGAAATCATCAAATAGAGTATCTTCCAGAGATGGCAGGTGTTTTAATTGATTGTATGGATGTAATGAAAGAAATTCTTGAATTGGAAGTTGCAGAAGATATAACAAGAGAAACCTTTGAATCAATGACTGCTGAACTTTTAGTTCAAATTAGAGCATATATCAATGGAAAATCTCCTTCTTTACAAGAGGAAGTATCTTCTTCAACAGAGCTTGTTCAAGAAGAACCTAAAGAAGAAGCTGTTAGTAATTCTGAATCTAATGTAGAAGTTAAGTCAAATTCAAATTCATATGGAATTTTTGAAGATGATATTGATGTTGAAGATTCATTAGAAAATGATTCTTTTGGCTTTTTTAATGACAATATAAGAATCTCAAATACAAATAATCACGAAAGTTCAGATGATGAAAATTTTGGATTCTTTGATGATGCAGAAGAGATTACACCAACTGCAACTATAAAAGCACCAGAAGTAGAAAAAGTGACTCAAAAAGTAGAAGAGTCAAAAGAAGAAGCTCCAAGTCCTAAAGCAGCTACACCAGCAGTTACTCCAACAGCTGCTGCTAGACCAGCGGCACGAAATAGAGAAGAAAAGAAACCTGCGGCTGCAACTAATAATATTAGAGTTAATCTTGATAAAATAGATTTATTAATGAATAACGTAGGTGATCTTGTTATTACAAATGCTATGCTTAAACAATTTACTTCTTCTATAGAAGATAATAAAGTACAAAATTCTGTATACGAGAGATTAGAACAACTAGAAAGACATATTAGAGATATGCAAGATTCTATTATGAGCATAAGAATGGTTCCTATGGAATCAATTTACTCTAAATTTCCAAAAGTTGTAAGAGATATCTCTAAAAAACTTAATAAAAAAGTTGATTTCAAACATTTTGGTGATAATGTTGAGATTGACAAAGCTATGATTGAAGGGTTAACAGATCCTTTAATGCATATTATTAGAAACTCATTAGATCATGGTATTGAAACTCCTGAAAATAGGGTAACAGCTGGGAAAAATGAAATGGGTGAAATTATTATCTCTGCAGAACAAGCTAATGGTCAAATGATTATTACAATTGAAGATGATGGTAAAGGAATTGATGGAGAAAGAGTTGCTCAAAAAGCTCTAGATAATGGTTTAATTGATGAAAATCAATTATCTAAAATGACAGATAATGAAAAAGCAATGTTAGTATTTGGAGCAGGGGTCTCAACAGCTGATCAAGTTACAGATATTTCAGGGCGTGGTGTTGGAATGGATGTTGTTAAAACTAATATTCATAAACTAGGTGGTGCAATTAATTTAGATACTACAATTGGTGGTGGTACTACTATTACTATTATGTTACCATTAACACTTGCTATTCTTGATGGTCTTGACATTGCAGTTGGTGAAGAAAGATATATTTTACCATTAAACTCAATTGTTGAATCATTACAACCAACTTCAGAAATGATTAAAAAAATTGGTGATGGTGCACAAGATTTACTAATGTTAAGAGAAGAATTTATTCCAATTGTAAAACTTCATAAACTTTTTGGAGTAGAACCAGCATACCATAAACTTGAAGATGGAATGTTAATTGTAGTAAAACAAGGTAATACAAAAATTGCAATTGCTATTGATGAATTTTTAAATCAATATCAAGTAGTTGTAAAACCTTTAGATAAAAACTTTAGACCAGTTCAAGGAGTAGGTGCTGCTACTGTTCGAGGAGATGGAAGTATCGGATTGATTTTAGATGTATTAGGAATCATTAATGCACAAATCAAAAAAGAAAAAGAATTAGGTATTGTTAAAGCTTCATAA
- a CDS encoding response regulator, which yields MAKLLIVDDSTMLRDMLTYALKEGGYSDVIAAVDGVDGLEKANGNNFDLIITDVNMPNMDGLTLIGELRKVDKYKTKPILVLTTERSDDMKAKGKAAGATGWIVKPFVPDQLLKAVNIVLNR from the coding sequence ATGGCAAAGCTTTTAATAGTGGATGATTCGACTATGTTAAGAGACATGTTAACATACGCTCTCAAAGAGGGTGGATATAGTGATGTAATTGCAGCAGTAGACGGTGTAGACGGTTTAGAAAAAGCAAATGGAAATAACTTTGATTTAATTATTACAGATGTTAATATGCCAAATATGGATGGATTAACATTAATTGGTGAACTAAGAAAAGTAGATAAATACAAAACAAAACCTATTTTAGTTTTAACAACTGAAAGAAGTGATGATATGAAAGCAAAAGGGAAAGCGGCAGGAGCTACTGGTTGGATTGTAAAACCATTTGTTCCAGATCAATTACTAAAAGCTGTTAATATAGTTTTAAATAGATAG